The Xiphias gladius isolate SHS-SW01 ecotype Sanya breed wild chromosome 9, ASM1685928v1, whole genome shotgun sequence genome window below encodes:
- the smim5 gene encoding small integral membrane protein 5 isoform X3: protein MAVESVSEQQKPTGSPEDWVEWFLFRLHQEPWALGGLVVIAVFVLGTLSLVVFALLYGCCCGPAEEKQKKKKQKKSKQDGVI from the exons ATGGCCGTGGAGAG TGTATCTGAGCAGCAGAAACCCACAGGGTCACCTGAGGACTGGGTGGAGTGGTTCCTGTTTCGGCTGCATCAGGAGCCATGGGCGCTGGGTGGTCTTGTGGTCATAGCAGTGTTTGTGCTGGGAACTCTGTCTCTGGTCGTCTTCGCTCTGCTGTATGGATGCTGCTGCGGCCCAGCagaagagaagcagaagaagaagaagcaaaagaagTCAAAGCAGGATGGAGTGATCTAG